From the genome of Actinacidiphila yeochonensis CN732, one region includes:
- a CDS encoding TetR/AcrR family transcriptional regulator — translation MPRADAQRNVDALLAAARDEFAEHGVDVNVRAIAARADVGTATLYRHFPLRSDLIAAVFRRELDECVAAAAPIAEAHPPGEALELWVQRYREFLQTKRGLAAALHSGDPAYAALPEYFQSHAEPVLGKLLEDAARAGAIRAAAEPLDILGAIANLCVPYPGSDADTASRMVALLLKGLR, via the coding sequence ATGCCCCGAGCCGACGCGCAGCGCAACGTCGACGCCCTGCTGGCCGCCGCGAGGGACGAGTTCGCCGAGCACGGGGTCGACGTGAACGTGCGCGCGATCGCCGCGCGGGCCGACGTCGGCACGGCCACCCTCTATCGCCACTTCCCGCTGCGGTCCGACCTCATCGCGGCGGTCTTCCGGCGCGAGCTCGACGAGTGCGTCGCCGCCGCGGCGCCCATCGCCGAGGCACACCCGCCCGGCGAGGCGCTGGAACTGTGGGTGCAGCGCTACCGGGAGTTCCTGCAGACCAAGCGGGGCCTCGCCGCCGCGTTGCACTCCGGCGACCCGGCGTACGCCGCCCTTCCCGAGTACTTCCAGTCCCATGCCGAGCCCGTGCTCGGCAAGCTCCTGGAGGACGCGGCCCGCGCCGGCGCGATTCGTGCGGCGGCCGAGCCGCTGGACATCCTCGGGGCGATCGCGAACCTCTGCGTCCCGTACCCGGGCAGCGACGCCGACACGGCGTCACGCATGGTCGCCCTGCTGCTGAAGGGGCTCCGCTGA
- a CDS encoding aldo/keto reductase, with amino-acid sequence MRYRTLGSTGIHVSSYALGAMMFGAIGNPDHDESIRIIHKALDAGINLIDTADVYSHGESEEIVGKAIKGRRDQLVIATKFGMPMGEDPNRRGGSRRWIMTAVEDSLRRLGTDHIDLYQMHRPDPGTDLGETLSALSDLVRAGKIRAFGTSTLPASDIVGAQWIAEQRGLEPPRTEQPAYSILSRGIEREVLPVAQRHGMGVLVWSPLAQGMLTGRVRRGQPTDLRRARIFTHLSDERRIDAVEQLIPIAEQAGLKLTHLAVAFAIAHPGVTSAILGPRTMAHLDDYLAGTDVVLTDDVLDQIDAIVAPGTDVGRLDMAYNPPAVTDPLLRRRDVTNRSAV; translated from the coding sequence ATGCGGTACCGCACCCTCGGCAGCACCGGCATCCACGTCAGCTCCTACGCCCTCGGCGCGATGATGTTCGGCGCGATAGGCAATCCCGACCACGACGAGTCGATCCGGATCATCCACAAGGCCCTGGACGCGGGCATCAACCTCATCGACACCGCGGACGTGTACTCCCACGGCGAGTCCGAGGAGATCGTCGGGAAGGCGATCAAGGGGCGCCGGGACCAGCTGGTGATCGCCACGAAGTTCGGGATGCCGATGGGCGAGGACCCGAACCGGCGCGGCGGCTCGCGCCGCTGGATCATGACGGCGGTCGAGGACTCGCTGCGTCGGCTCGGAACCGACCACATCGACCTCTACCAGATGCACCGGCCCGACCCCGGCACGGACCTCGGAGAGACCCTCTCGGCACTGAGCGACCTCGTCCGCGCGGGCAAGATCCGCGCGTTCGGCACCTCGACCCTCCCCGCCTCCGACATCGTCGGCGCCCAGTGGATCGCCGAGCAGCGGGGGCTGGAGCCGCCGCGCACCGAGCAGCCCGCCTACTCGATCCTCAGCCGCGGCATCGAGCGCGAGGTCCTCCCCGTCGCCCAGCGTCACGGCATGGGCGTCCTCGTCTGGAGCCCGCTCGCCCAGGGCATGCTCACCGGCCGGGTGCGCAGGGGCCAGCCGACCGACCTGCGCCGCGCCAGGATCTTCACCCACCTCAGCGACGAGCGCCGGATCGACGCCGTCGAACAGCTCATCCCGATCGCGGAGCAGGCCGGCCTGAAGCTCACCCACCTGGCCGTCGCCTTCGCCATCGCCCACCCCGGCGTCACCTCGGCGATTCTCGGGCCGCGCACGATGGCCCACCTCGACGACTACCTCGCCGGCACCGACGTCGTACTCACCGACGACGTCCTCGACCAGATCGACGCGATCGTCGCACCCGGCACCGACGTGGGCCGGCTCGACATGGCCTACAACCCGCCGGCCGTCACGGACCCGCTCCTCCGCCGCCGCGACGTCACGAACCGCTCCGCCGTCTGA
- a CDS encoding MFS transporter has product MAATTRGVSTVAAHADGSRRTKLPGPVRLLGAVAFLMGTAEMIVSGLLPEVAHGLHVTDGDAGLLITAFAVGMIIGAPVMSMATLRLPPRATLVIALLVFMAGHVAAALSDDFRVWLVARFVCGAVTGTFWAVGAVLAAAAAGPAASVRATAVIAGGLTLANVLGVPIGTALGQWLGWRSPFWTLAALAVTAAAVLAFTLPGSARGAASTLTAEMASLRKRPLWLVHLGAVLLPASFVCVYGYVAPLLTDRAGLAAAAVPPVMLGYGTAGILGAVAGGRFGDRGPFRVAIPSVAMIAVVLAALTLWGADSVAAVVLFVLLGAVAMVAQPVLIATAGQLTAPTNTLAIALTVSSLNVGIALGSWSGGAMLSSPLGLRGPSLLGTGIAALAVIALALAATSVRRSARPAARPH; this is encoded by the coding sequence ATGGCTGCCACCACCCGCGGCGTCTCGACGGTCGCGGCGCACGCCGACGGCTCCCGGCGTACGAAGCTGCCCGGCCCGGTCCGTCTGCTGGGGGCCGTCGCCTTCCTGATGGGCACGGCCGAGATGATCGTCTCGGGGCTGCTGCCGGAGGTCGCCCACGGGCTGCACGTCACCGACGGCGACGCCGGACTGCTGATCACGGCGTTCGCGGTCGGCATGATCATCGGCGCTCCCGTGATGTCGATGGCCACCCTGCGGCTGCCGCCTCGCGCGACGCTCGTGATCGCGCTGCTGGTGTTCATGGCCGGGCACGTTGCCGCCGCGCTGAGCGACGACTTCCGTGTGTGGCTGGTGGCACGCTTCGTCTGCGGCGCGGTCACGGGGACCTTCTGGGCCGTCGGGGCGGTGCTCGCCGCAGCCGCGGCGGGACCGGCGGCCAGCGTCAGGGCGACGGCCGTCATCGCCGGAGGGCTGACCCTCGCGAACGTGCTCGGCGTGCCGATCGGCACGGCACTCGGCCAGTGGCTCGGGTGGCGATCCCCGTTCTGGACGCTCGCCGCACTGGCCGTCACGGCCGCGGCCGTACTCGCCTTCACCCTGCCCGGCTCGGCACGCGGCGCCGCGAGCACCCTGACCGCGGAGATGGCATCGCTCCGGAAGAGACCGCTGTGGCTGGTCCACCTCGGCGCCGTGCTGCTGCCCGCGTCCTTCGTCTGCGTGTACGGCTACGTCGCACCGCTGCTCACCGACCGGGCAGGTCTTGCCGCCGCCGCGGTGCCGCCGGTCATGCTCGGTTACGGAACGGCCGGCATCCTCGGCGCGGTCGCGGGCGGCAGGTTCGGCGACCGCGGACCGTTCCGCGTCGCGATCCCGTCCGTCGCCATGATCGCCGTCGTCCTCGCGGCCCTCACCCTCTGGGGAGCCGACTCCGTCGCCGCCGTCGTGCTGTTCGTCCTGCTCGGCGCCGTCGCGATGGTGGCGCAGCCCGTCCTCATCGCCACGGCGGGCCAGCTCACGGCCCCGACGAACACGCTCGCCATCGCACTGACCGTCTCCAGCCTCAACGTCGGAATCGCTCTTGGCTCCTGGTCCGGGGGCGCGATGCTGTCGTCGCCGCTCGGTCTTCGAGGACCGAGCCTGCTCGGAACCGGCATAGCGGCACTCGCCGTCATCGCCTTGGCCCTCGCGGCCACGAGCGTTCGGCGGTCCGCGAGACCTGCTGCCCGGCCGCATTGA